One genomic window of Mus musculus strain C57BL/6J chromosome 4, GRCm38.p6 C57BL/6J includes the following:
- the Camk2n1 gene encoding calcium/calmodulin-dependent protein kinase II inhibitor 1 codes for MSEVLPYGDEKLSPYGDGGDVGQIFSCRLQDTNNFFGAGQSKRPPKLGQIGRSKRVVIEDDRIDDVLKTMTDKAPPGV; via the exons ATGTCGGAGGTGCTGCCCTACGGCGACGAGAAGCTGAGCCCCTACGGCGACGGCGGCGACGTGGGCCAGATCTTCTCGTGCCGCCTGCAGGACACCAACAACTTCTTCGGGGCTGGGCAGAGCAAGCGGCCTCCCAAGCTGGGCCAGATCGGCCGGAGCAAGCGCG ttgttattgaagatgataGGATTGATGACGTGCTGAAAACCATGACCGACAAGGCACCCCCTGGTGTCTAA